Genomic DNA from Methanofollis sp. W23:
AGACCCGGATACCGGATGGCTCACCTATCTCTGGACTTTGCGGATGGACCAGATCTATCCCTATATCGGTCAGGAACTCGAGCGTGTCCTTGAGATCCTGCAGAAGCGTGAAAAGTACGAGGAGGAGAATGATTTCTATATCTGTGACGAGTGCGGAATCTTCACCTTCAATGATGTCTCTGACACCAATTTCACCTGCCCGGTCTGCGGAGGCGAGGTGAAGCACTTCGACAACGAGATGCTGCTTGTCGCCTTGAAGCACCGGGTCGAGGAGATCCGTTCGATTCTCGGGCATGCATGAAGATATTCTGAGAGGTGCGGGGTGCGACGAGGGGGTCATCGCCCATTGCCGGGCGGTGACCGCCGCCGCCCTGGAATACACGGGGTCGTCGGCAATCGACCGCAACCTCGTCGTCGCCGGCGGGATGCTCCATGACCTTGGACGGTCAAGGACGCATGCCCTGGCACATGCCGAGGCGGGGGCCGGATGTGCACGCGCCCTTGGGCTTCCCGACGAGGTGGTCAGGGTGATCAGGCGCCATATCGGCGCCGGGTTGACCGCCGAAGAATGCGCGCTCCTCGGGCTTCTGCCCGCCGACGCCGTCCCTCGACGTCTTGAAGAGCGGGTGGTCGCCCATGCCGACAA
This window encodes:
- a CDS encoding HDIG domain-containing metalloprotein; translation: MHEDILRGAGCDEGVIAHCRAVTAAALEYTGSSAIDRNLVVAGGMLHDLGRSRTHALAHAEAGAGCARALGLPDEVVRVIRRHIGAGLTAEECALLGLLPADAVPRRLEERVVAHADNLTKGTRAITLEERMDRSVVLGRKAAVRVFRLGLDLEPLRHLPGRQVSTQRTDR
- a CDS encoding transcription factor; the protein is MVGIDDMLGDPGIRAYLLRLIEAEGLELLEKFPPDGEYSDEELAEKTGINLNTVRHTLYTLYERRLAEYRRIKDPDTGWLTYLWTLRMDQIYPYIGQELERVLEILQKREKYEEENDFYICDECGIFTFNDVSDTNFTCPVCGGEVKHFDNEMLLVALKHRVEEIRSILGHA